AATTGAGGTCGCGCCATTGGCGCTACGCGCTACCAAATCGCCGGAGAAGTCCGCTTCGAGGCGTTCGCATATTCCCTGGCTCGGCCATTTCCCTTAGGAACCCTTCCATCGCTCGAGGTTCGGAATTCCTTTTGTGAATAAGGACGCCAGAAAGCGGGGAAAGCCCATCTCTTTCATCTTCGCTTTGACGAAGTCCTGCATCTGGGACGCCGTCCAATCGGGCTGCTTGAACGCGCCATCTTCATAGCAATACGAGCAATACATGGTACTCACCGTGCCGTCCGCGTTGCGTCCCCCACCTCCCGGCGATTTCTTGAGCGGCATACCGCAGCTCTGACAATTCTTGTATGTGGCTGTCATAGGATTGTTTTGCCCTTTTCGCTTCAGGACGGGTTCGTCCCATCGGTCTTCTTTTTCATGACGCGCGCAATTTGAATCAGGGTAACGAGCAGCAGAGAGAAGCCCATCGCCGCAGTGCCAAGGAACAGGCCCCAGATCATGCCCACGCCGGCCGCATAGCGCACCAGTGAACCACCAGCGCTGTGGCCAAACAGGGAGGCCACGAACTCTGGAGAGACCAGCGCAACCACACACGCGAATATGCCGCCGATAGCCGACGAGCCGAGAGCTCCCGCCACGATCGAGGCGAAATAGCGGAGGAAAGTCATATTGATCAACGGAACGAAATCGATCGGCTCAAAGCCATTACCTTTTTGTCTAACAAATCCTTCGCCCGATCACAAGCCCGGCGCATCGTGCGAAACGATTCCAGGCGGCTGGCTCGGCTTTGTTTGAAAGGCGTTCGGAGTTCGGTTAACGTGGAGTTGCCCGCGAAACCTCAAATTCTTATGGAAACGACCATCGCCGCTCCCAAACAAACCGCGTCCGCCGAAACCGATTTTCTCCCGCTCCAGGGGACTGATTACGTTGAATTCTGGGTAGGCAACGCCAAGCAGGCCGCGCATTTTTACAAGACTGCGTTTGGTTTTCAATCGCTCGCCTACGCCGGCCCCGAGACCGGCGTGAAAGATCGCGCCAGCTACGTGATCCGGCAGAACAAGCTGACTTTCGTCCTGACCACGCCGATGCGGCCGAATAACCCGATCGCCGACCACATCGCGTTGCATGGAGATGGCGTGAAGTTTCTCGCGCTCAAAGTCGAGGACGCGACTTCCGCCTGGAAGGAAACCACCAAGCGCGGCGGCAAGAGTTACATGGAGCCG
The Chthoniobacterales bacterium DNA segment above includes these coding regions:
- a CDS encoding zinc ribbon domain-containing protein gives rise to the protein MTATYKNCQSCGMPLKKSPGGGGRNADGTVSTMYCSYCYEDGAFKQPDWTASQMQDFVKAKMKEMGFPRFLASLFTKGIPNLERWKGS